The window TTCCTACATATTTAGTTATTGGAATCATGCTGTGTGCATGTTTTATTTTCTCTCTGGCAAGCAAATTAACATGGTATGTTGCGGCTTACAGATTATCAATATTATTTTTACTATTTCAACTTGGGGGAAGAGGACCTATCATCAATTTGATACTATCCTTAATTGTTTTCTTTACTTTGAATCTTAAAAATTATAAAATAAATTATAAAACAGGGTTTGCAATAGGTGCTTTATTTTTTACCATACTTATTTTTGGAGAGAATATTTATACTTTTGCATTTCAAAATGTAGATTTTGAACGATTTAACATATTTAAATCTTATAATGAAGATGCAAGTTTATCTATAAGAGGGAATTTTCTTGAGATTGGATTGGAATCAATCCTAGATCATCCTTTTTTTGGACTAGGGATTGGAAGCTCAGGGTTTATACTGGAGGGTGCTGATGTGAGTAATTATCCGCACAATTTATTTGTTGAATCAATGATGGAATTGGGAATAGTAGGAGGAGGATTATACCTGTCTGCATATGTATTATTCTTTCTTAGAAATTATTCTACTTCCAAAAGCAATAAGGATATGCTGATTTTATTTATTATTGTTTTGCTATTTTACCTGGAAGATAATAAAAGTAACTCTTTTGATTCCTGGAGATGCAGTATTATATGGATTATGTTTTTTATATCTGAGAAGAGATATAAAGTTGGAATAACTAATTAAAAATTCACTTGAAATAATGTATAATATTAATTTTATAAAACTAGATTATACTTATATAGGTTCCTATAAATATTATTTAATTTAAAAAAGAAAAAAACAAATGTGTGGAATTTTTGGTGTCGTATCGAACACCAGTATTAATAAACAGAAGTTTCAAACTCTGGTAAAGCATTCCGAACAAAGAGGCGTAGACTCTAGTGGTTTGATTTATTATCAAAATAACCAATATAAGATAAACAGAGCTGATTACAGCATTGAAAAATTACTGAACAAGGTAAAACCATATAATAACAATATTGTTTTAGGACATAGCAGGTTGATTACAAACGGACTGGGAGATAACCAGCCAGTAATCAGAGGAAATATATGTGCAATACACAATGGTATTATTGTAAACGAAGAAGAAGTCTGGAGCAAGTTATCAGTAAGCAGACAATTGAAAATTGATTCTGAAGCTATTGTTGCTATCGCAGAAGAATTTCTTCAAAATAATGACAATAAAATAGAAGATCTTCCCCAAAAGATACTTTCTTTATGTCAGGGAGTTATTGCTTGTGCTCTTGCTCTGCCGGAAAAAGGAAAACTGCTTCTTTTTTCTAATAATGGCAGCTTATATGTGGGATATAACGAGGACAAAACTTATTTTGCATCAGAAAGCTATGGGCTTAGAATTATAGGATGCGAAAACATTACTCAGATCAAAGAAGAGTCTTTGATTCTGGATATTCCTGTTTCCAAGGAAAACCTTTCAGTAACCGATGAAAAAAGCAGGGTGGAAGATCTTATCCCTGAGTTTAAATTTAATACTATTGAAGAAGGCCTGCTTGAATACAAGAAATTAAATATCAAAAGATGTACCAAATGTATTCTTCCGGAGACAATGCCTTTCATAAAATTTGATGAAGCTGGGGTATGTAATTACTGTAAAAACTACAAACCAAGAAATAACCCGAAACCGAAAGAAGAAATATTTAAGCTGGTAGAACCCTACAGAAGAAAAGGTAAGGAGCTGGATTGTATTGTTCCTTTTTCAGGAGGTAGAGACAGCTGTTACGGGTTACATCTTATTGTAAAAGAACTGGAAATGAAACCCGTTACCTATACTTATGATTGGGGGATGGTAACAGATCTTGGCAGAAGAAATATCAGCCGTATGTGTGCTGATCTCGGAGTAGAAAATATT of the Chryseobacterium viscerum genome contains:
- a CDS encoding O-antigen ligase family protein yields the protein MSLSTDKFTFFKVFIYFIFVFSGSLKWLPIPIDLTLLSLLLCFVVMISELRTIVPLKVKDRHIVILILILSLVFLVSNVYSISSIYAESKSLAIILNIFTVIYPIIVFKKSIFSELKLLMYLIGGLMIAGLFYLYFNNMFIIFHDSELLVDKVPTYLVIGIMLCACFIFSLASKLTWYVAAYRLSILFLLFQLGGRGPIINLILSLIVFFTLNLKNYKINYKTGFAIGALFFTILIFGENIYTFAFQNVDFERFNIFKSYNEDASLSIRGNFLEIGLESILDHPFFGLGIGSSGFILEGADVSNYPHNLFVESMMELGIVGGGLYLSAYVLFFLRNYSTSKSNKDMLILFIIVLLFYLEDNKSNSFDSWRCSIIWIMFFISEKRYKVGITN